In a genomic window of Erigeron canadensis isolate Cc75 chromosome 5, C_canadensis_v1, whole genome shotgun sequence:
- the LOC122599526 gene encoding uncharacterized protein LOC122599526, whose protein sequence is MDHGGGKAVVVTDKDLLAKRPGVLLLGSSAVGKRTLLSRLLSLDFEDDVDSSSVIHSYGWTINTKYYTADISMWMAHLSKEFSITGMPMFDQVAALVMVFDLNNLSSFSELVKWVSHNDIRNFDILLCIGNKADLVPGHPAHVEYRRRLLNLDESAESGFSEIEGSSLLGDEESSLLEIKRSCMEWCLEHNIEYIEACASNPRFDKCLSVDGDSQGVERLLGALSAHMWPGMVLKSGDTIKQPSLPEQEDSSDEEPEYEFEYEILSAESVEPWNDTDVVWVSATIDTPSTNNTASVGIDTQPSTSQSQSQVQEEIEIERERAITELLEPDEVDEGGAHFELEDMEQLMSEIGNMRDSLRLMPDFQRREMAANLAMKMASMFGDSSGDEGEIEQ, encoded by the exons GATTACTATCTCTAGATTTTGAAGATGATGTTGACTCATCTTCAGTCATTCATTCTTACGG GTGGACAATCAATACAAAGTATTACACAGCTGATATATCCATGTGGATGGCTCATTTATCTAAGGAATTTTCGATCACAGGGATGCCAATGTTTGATCAAGTGGCAGCCTTGGTGATGGTTTTCGACCTCAATAAT CTATCTTCATTTTCCGAACTTGTGAAATGGGTTTCACACAATGATATTCGGAATTTTGACATATTGTTATGCATTGGAAACAAAGCAGATCTTGTTCCAGGTCACCCAGCCCATGTTGAATACAGAAGACGTCTACTCAATCTTGATGAGTCAGCGGAATCTGGTTTTTCTGAAATTGAAGGAAGTAGTTTACTGGGAGATGAAGAATCATCATTGTTGGAGATTAAGAGGTCTTGTATGGAATGGTGCTTGGAGCATAACATTGAATATATTGAAGCTTGTGCGTCAAATCCTCGGTTTGACAAAT GTTTGTCGGTTGATGGTGATTCACAGGGTGTTGAGCGACTTCTTGGGGCACTTTCTGCTCATATGTGGCCTGGAATGGTCTTGAAATCTGGTGATACTATAAAACAACCTTCATTGCCTGAACAAGAAG ATTCGTCAGATGAAGAACCTGAGTATGAATTCGAGTATGAAATTTTATCGGCTGAATCTGTAGAACCGTGGAATGATACAGATGTGGTATGGGTTTCTGCAACCATTGACACCCCATCAACAAATAATACAGCATCGGTTGGGATAGATACACAGCCATCAACATCTCAATCACAGTCACAAGTACAAGAAgagattgaaattgaaagagAAAGAGCAATTACTGAACTGCTTGAACCTGATGAAGTTGACGAGGGTGGTGCACATTTTGAACTTGAGGATATGGAACAGTTGATGTCTGAGATTGGAAATATGCGTGATAGCTTAAGGTTGATGCCTGATTTTCAGAGAAGGGAAATGGCTGCAAATCTGGCCATGAAAATGGCTTCAATGTTTGGAGATAGTAGTGGTGATGAAGGAGAAATAGAGCAATAG